CCGGCTTTGGGTGCCACCCTGCCTGTGATTGAGTGGTCTCATGTCTTTTCGCTGGTCAGCCCAAGCAACCCGAACCACCTCCGCAGTCGCTCTGAGCGCATTGCTTCTGGCCAGCGCCGCGAAGCACTTCCGCACGCCCAGGTTCTATTACCCGGTGGTTCCGGATTACCTGTGCCGCAAGGATGAGCCCGGCAGTCGTCCGAACGGCCCGCTGGCAGTGATGTCACGCGAGGAATGGATCGCCACGTCGGGCCTGCTTGAGGTGACTGCCGGCGTCGGCCTCCTGATCCCCGGCACCCGTAAGGTTGCCGCGGATGCCACTACAGCGATGTTCACTGCATTCCTTGCGGGGCATATAGACGCTCTGCGACGCGCCTACGGTCCGAAGGGCACGGCTGCCGAACGGCGCATCCACACACTCCGCTTGCCTCTGCAGATTCCGCTCATCCTGTGGTCCTGGAGCCTGCGGAAATGAGCAGCAGTGCTCCTCCCATGAAGCTCAGGGAATCACCGGCCTTCAAGGTGGCGCTGTCCCTGAGCATTGCGACCGGCCTCTACGGGGTGTCTTTCGGTGCCCTGGCGGTGGCGTCGGGATTTGATTTCTGGCAGACGATGGTGCTGAGCCTCCTGCTATTCAGCGGCGGTTCGCAGTTCGCCTTCATTGGCGTGGTTGCCGGCGGCGGCTCCGGAGTTGCGGCCATGACAGCCAGCGCGTTGCTGGGTCTTCGCAACGGCATTTACGGAATGCAGATCAACGCCATGCTCCGCCCCAGCGGGTGGAAACGTTACGTTTCCGCGCACATCACCATAGATGAATCGACGGCGACGGCGTCCGGTCAGTCGGATCCCGACGAACAACGACGCGGGTTTTGGACAGCCGGAATCGGAATATTCATCTTGTGGAATATTTTTACGGCCATTGGTGCGTTGGCTGGTGACGCCATGG
The sequence above is a segment of the Arthrobacter sp. StoSoilB22 genome. Coding sequences within it:
- a CDS encoding AzlC family ABC transporter permease; the protein is MSSSAPPMKLRESPAFKVALSLSIATGLYGVSFGALAVASGFDFWQTMVLSLLLFSGGSQFAFIGVVAGGGSGVAAMTASALLGLRNGIYGMQINAMLRPSGWKRYVSAHITIDESTATASGQSDPDEQRRGFWTAGIGIFILWNIFTAIGALAGDAMGDPKQWGLDGAAVAAFLALLWPRLKGREPWAIAAACALATILAVPFVPSGVPILVAAVVAGVIGWFSHARLDEGLEPDVDPYAEKHQRGGGK